The genomic interval TGGGTGGAATATAGATCTTGTTGTTCCAGAAACATGGAGAGGAGAATATGGTCTTGTTGCTGCACAGAGATGGAAGAGCTTTACAGGCAGAATATGGAAGTTACCTGTTTTATTTTCAGGATCTGTTCCATTGCATATTTACAGGGCAAGACTTGACAAAGTGATCGAGAAAGTTGATCCAGATGTTGTATATGTCCATCATGAGCCTTACGGACTGGCAACTTTCCAATGGTATCTGGCTAATAAGATCGCAAAAAGTGTTCCCATAGGTTTTTTTTCATGGCAGAACATTCTGAAGAATTATCCGCTACCTATCCAGGTGGGAGAACAATGGGTTTATAGAAATAGCAGTTTTGCTTTTGTGGGTTCTAAAGGAGCCGAAGAAGTGTTGCGCGAGAAAGGATATAAAGGACCAGTATATTACAAGCCGGGCTTTGTGAATCTCGATATATACAAGCCATATCCGGAGGAAGCCAGAAAAATAAGGAGAGAATTAGGTGTTGAAGATAAATATGTTATAGGTTTTGTTGGTAGATTAGTAAGGGAAAAAGGTGTTGTTACTTTAGTTAAGGCTCTGGGCTTGCTTGATGATAGGCTTGATTGGGTATGTTTTTTTATCGGAAAGGGAAACTTGTTAGATTTTTTAAAGAGCGAGTCTGTGCGTCTGGGAATTGATAGAAGAGTAATATTTATGGATTACATTAAGCATGAAAATATCCCTTATTATCTGTCTTTGATGGATTTGTTGATTCTGCCTTCTGAAACTCAAAAAAACTGGAAAGAGCAATTTGGGCGCGTCATTATTGAGGCAATGGCCTGTGGGACACCAGTGATTGGTTCAAGTTGTGGAGAAATACCTCATCTTATCCAGAAGACAGGAGGCGGATTGATCTTCCGTGAAGGAAATTACGAAGAGTTAGCTGAGTGTATTGTTAAATTGTTGAATGATGAAGCGCTTAGAAACAACCTGGTAATCAGAGGTGGCAATGTGGTTAGAAATGAATATTCTCTGGAAGCTGTAGCTTCAGCCTTTGTCTGTAATCTTAAGCGCGTTCTGAGAGGATTTTAATGATATGCGGATTGCCTGTTACGCGCTGGTGGAGCAGCACGCCGGGAGCGTGGCGTCGGCCAACTACCTGATTCTGGAGGAACTGCTGCGGCGGGGGCATCAGGTGGACCTGTTCGCCAAGGCCGACTTTGTGCGTCGGCCGGAAGGGCTGGAACGCTGGCCGAATTTCCACTACGAAGGCGTGTTGCTGGAGCGGTTGGGGGCGTTGCGCGACCGGTGGCGTCCGCTCCTTCGTGGCGGTCTGGAACGTGTGGTGGAAGACTGGATCTATCGCCGACATCTGGAGGCCATTGCCCGTCGGGTAGCCGAACGGCACCGACAGCAGCCCTACGACGTGTTGCTGTTTCTGGGCGTGGGGGCTCAGTTCGAGGTGGCGGGGCTTCCGGCGGTGGCCTGGTTGCAGGGCCCTCCGCAGACCGAATGGCAGGCGATCCATCGGCTCCGGCACCGACTGATCGAACTGGCCGGCCGGATGCTCTACTGGAAGCTCCGGGTCTTTTACCGACACCGGCAGCGCGTGGCGCGACGTGAGCTGACCCGCTGCCGGGCCGTGATCTGCGGCAGTGAATGGAGTCGGCAGCACGTGATCGCCTTTGGCGTGCCAGCCGAGCGTGTGTTCGCGCTGCCCTATCCGTTCGATCTGGAGCTGTTTCGGCCTGAGCCGAACGTACCGCCAAGGCATCCGGGCCGACGGACGTTCCTCTGGCTGGGGCGTATCGACCCGCGCAAGCGACTGGATCTGATGCTGGAAGCCTTTGCCCTGCTGCTGGAAAAACGCCGCGACGTGCATCTGGAGATCATCGGACGCTTCACCTATGCCCCCGAGTACCGGCGGCTGATCGAGGATTTTCCGTTCCCGGAGCATCTGACCTACGCGCCTTATATCGCGCGAACCGAAGTGCCGGATCTGCTGCGTTCGGTAGATGTGATTGTGCAGCCCAGCGAAGACGAAAATTTTGGTTCCACGGTGGCCGAGGCGCTCTGCTGCGGCAAGCCCGTGGTGGTGGGTCCCACGAACGGCACCGGCGAATACTGCGGAGCGGCTGCTTTTCGGTTCGAACGCTACACGCCCGCGTCGCTCTGCGCGGCGCTGGAGGCTGCGCTGCAGGCTATCGAAACCGATCCGGCCGGCCTGGCGGCCATGGCCCGTCAGATCGCGGAGGAGCAGTTCGAGGTGCGCCGGGTGGTGGATCGGCTGGAGGAGATTCTGACGTGGACGGCAGGCGTGCAGTCCCTTCGGGAGCCGGCACGGCAGACCGGATGAACATAGCTTAGGGGGCGGTAAAGCAAACATGCAGGTCCTTCAAGTGGGTAGCGGGTGGTTTGCGGAGGCGCCGGGGGGACTGGAGCGGGTCTACGAGGCGCTGTGCCGGTACCTGCCGGGGGCCGGGGTTGTGTGCCGGGGCGTTGTGGTGGGATCTGAAGCGGTGTCGCAGGCCACCGAAGGGCATTTCGTGGCGGCGGCGCGTCCGGATGCGCCGCTCTGGCAGCGCTGGCAGGGCATGCGGCAGGCCGTGCGGCAACTCCGCCGGACGACATCGTTCGATCTGGTGGCCGCCCACTTTGCGCTCTACACGTTCCCGGTGCTGGATCTGGTGCGCGATCTCCCGCTGGTGGTGCATTTCCACGGACCCTGGGCATGGGAGGGCCGCGAGGAGGCAAAAGGCGGCCTGCAGGTGGCCGTCAAGACCTGGCTGGAACGCACGGTTTACCGACGGGGGGCGCGGTGCATCGTGCTGTCGGAGGCGTTCGGCCGGGAGCTGGTGCAGCGCTACGGGGTGGCGCCCGAGCGGGTGCGCGTCGTGCCCGGTGGGGTGGAAGCCGATCGCTTTGCGCTGCCGCACACGCGGCGTGAAGCCCGGGAAGTGCTGGGGTGGCCGACCGACCGGCCGATCGTGCTGAGCGTGCGGCGTCTGGTGCGGCGCATGGGACTGGAGCGACTTATTGAGGCCATGGTCGAGGTGCGGCGGCAGGTGCCGGAGGTGCTTTTGCTGATCGCCGGGCGCGGATCGCTGGCCGACGCGTTGCAGGCACAGATCGACGCGCTGGGGCTGGCGCAGCACGTGCGGCTGCTGGGTTTTGTGCCGGACGACCAGCTGCCACTGGCCTACCGGGCGGCCGACCTGACCGTCGTGCCGACGGTGGCGCTGGAAGGCTTCGGCCTGATCACGCTCGAGTCGCTGGCGGCCGGCACGCCCGTGCTGGTAACGCCGGTGGGAGGGCTGCCCGAAGCCGTACGGGGGCTCTCGGAAGCGCTGGTGCTGGAAGACGCAACCCCGGAGGCGCTGGCGGCCGGACTGACCGAAGTGCTAACGGGTCGGCGGCCGCTGCCTTCAGATGAAACCTGCCGGGCGTACGTCTGCGCCCACTACGACTGGCCCGTCATCGCCCGCCGCGTGAAGGCCGTGTATGAGGAGGTACTGTGAATATGACGGTACGCTTGAATCTGCGCACTCTTTTTCTGGATCACAGCGCGGCACTCGGCGGGGCCGAACTGTATCTGCTCGATCTGGCCCCGGCTTTTGCGCCGCCCGGCGAGGTGCTGCTGCTGGAAGAGGGGCCCTTTTATGAAAAGCTCCGGGCGGCAGGTATCCCGGCCGACGTGATCGCTGCACCCGAAGCGGTCCGGCGTGTGGCGCGGGAGGCCGGACCGTTCCGTGCGCTGCGGGCGGTGCCCGGATTGCTCCGGCTTGCCTGGCGCGTAGCCCGGAAGGCCCGGGCGTTCGATCTGATTTATGCCAATTCCCAGAAGGCGCTGGTGGTCGGGAGCCTGGCGGCGCAGATGGCCCGGCGGCCGCTCGTGTGGAACCTGCACGACGTGCTGACGACCGAGCACTTCAGCGCGATGAACATCCGACTGGCCGTGACGCTGGCCAATCGGTTTGCGCGTCTGGTGATTGCCAACTCGGAGGCTTCGAAAGCAGCTTTCCTTGAGGCTGGCGGGCGGGTGCCGGTCGTGGTAGTGCACAACGGGATCGACGTCGAGCGCTTTGCGGCCGTCGATTCGGAGCAGGTGGTCGCCCTGCGCCAGAAACTCGGTTTGCGCGACGGGCCGGTGGTCGGACTCTTCAGCCGGCTGGCACCCTGGAAAGGACAGCATGTGCTGCTGGAAGCATTGGCCGAGCTACCGTACGTTCAGGCGATTCTGGTGGGGGAGGCGCTGTTTCAGGACGAACAGCTCTACGCCGAGCAGCTCCGGAAACGCGCGGCGCAGCCCGACCTTGAAGGGCGTGTGCATTTTCTGGGATTTCGGGACGATGTGCCGGAGTTGATGCAACTGGTCGATGTGGTGGTGCATACGTCCGTCGCACCCGAACCGTTCGGCCGGGTGATCGTCGAGGGCATGCTGGCCCGTCGTCCCGTCATCGCCACGCGAGGCGGAGGGGCCGTGGAAATTGTGCGCGATGGGGAAACGGGCCTGCTGGTGCAGCCTGGCGATGTGCAGGCGCTTGCCGCCGCCATTCGGCACCTGCTCGAGCACCCGGATCAGGCCCGTCGACTGGCCGAAGCTGCCTACCGGGATGCCCGCCATCGGTTTTCCATAGAGGCCATGCGTAAAGGAGTCCACCAGGCACTGGCCGCCCTGCAGGAAGCTTGACAGCGGTTTTCTTTTTTTCCATACGGTACGCGGCGGCGGGTACATAACGTAATTACGCATTCCAACGTAAATCGGCCTTCTTTTCCTATTCTGCGCACGGCCGAGCTGATCGGCATATCGTTGGCCCCCGGCATCTCCGGCCGGTGCCCGTTCGGGTCCGGGAACGCCCGCCTTCCAACCAGCCAGAAGCAAGATGTCGGAGACGATGCGTTACGTCTGGGGACTGTTGTCGATCGGTTTATTGCTCGCGCTGGGGCTGACGCAATTCCTGAAGGCTGACGAAGAAGTCGTCGTCACGCTTCCCATCGAGGTCATCGGACCCGACGGCTATACGGTGGCCGTCGAAGTGTACGTGTCCGACACGACCGGCGTCGATTCGCTCTACCTGAAAGCCCACAACCTGGGCTACAACTACACGCCCGCGCTTGAAGACACCGGCGGTTACGATAAGAAGGCGTCGTTCCGCATCAACGGCGGGCCGTGGATTCCCATCGACAATGCGCACTTCAAGGCCTTCTATCCGGAGGCGGTCATGTACCGGGAGCCGCTCACCGGGCCTATCGGCGGGCCCTACAAGACGTTGCGGGGGATGATTTCCATTCGGGAGACGGGTAAACTGAAGCCCGGACGCAACGTGATCGAGTTTCGCTTCAACGGGACCGAGGGGGTGACCTCGGGCTATCGCGTGCTGGAGCTGGACCTGCGGCGAGGCGGACGAAACGGCACGAGCGTGCTTGAGGGAACGCGCTTCGTATGGGATGATCCTGCAACATGGGGGCCGCCCGAGGGGTACGACACGCCGGAAGCCGTCGCCGAGGGCAAGGCGCTCTGGCTGGAGCGACGCATTCTGACGGCCAACCCGCTCAACCCCACGCCCATCGTGGCCGCCTGCGCCGATTGCCATGCCGAAAGCGGTCGCGACCTGAAGTACTTCAATTTCTCGAACCACGCCATCATCGAGCGCGCGAAGTTCCACGGGCTCTCGGAGGATGAGGGCAAGAAGATCGCCGCCTACATCCGCTCGATCGATCTTGGACTTCCGCCCGGCGAGACGGTGTCCACCTGTGGCGGCAGGCCGTGGAATCCGCCCTACCAGCCGGGGCCGGGGCTCTCGAAGCGTCCCGTGGAGTGCTGGGCGGCCGGCGCGGGCGTCGACTGGGCGCTTGCGGAGGACCGCGACGTGCTGGCCTTCCTGGCGCCTGATGCGGCCACCGAAGCAGCTTTGAACGCGCTTCAGGGTGTGCCGCCTTCCCCCGAACACTTCCCGGCACGTGCGGATCTGTCGGTGGAGAATCTGGTGCGGCGCTTCGATCTGAAGAAGTCTTTGCCGCTCAGCGACATCCCGGTGGCCTACCAGATGCCCGACATTTTCGATTGGTGGCCGGACATCTATCCGGGGGATTACTTCGGAGATGAGGCCTTCCACAGCTCACAGGCCTATCAGAACTGGAAACAGGCCTACGAGGAGTTAGAACAACCCGGAAAGGTAGATGCGCTCATCGAAGAGGCAAAACGCGACGTCAATAGCTGGATGAGCCGGGGGCTTCCGACGTACTTCCGCTTCGAGATGAACACGAAGGACATGCCGCAGGACCTCAGGCCGTATTTGCCTGAATCCTGGCAGCAGAACACGGGCGAGGGAGAGATCGCTAAGCTCTCGGTGCGGCAGTGGATCCTGATCAAGCTCTGGGAGCTGCTTCACGAGCACAAGTTAGAAGATACGACCGTCGAGGTCTACGGAAATAATGCCCGCTCGGGTGAGATCGACCTGACAGGCTGGGACCGCAACTGGCCCGTGCGCGGCATGTGGGTCTACGACATGGCCACGCACAAGCAGGGAAGCAAGTTCGCAGACATCGGGCCCTACCCGACAAAGCCGCAGGATTTCTACTTCTCGATGGCCTGGTACCAGATGGCTCAGATCCTCAACAGCGGCGTGCGCACCTCAGGCGGCACGACGAACGTCGACTGGAACTACGTCTTCGGGCTCATTAACGACGTGCAACGTGAGTACCGGGTTCGTTTCGGCGCCGAATATCTCAAGAGTGTCGTTACGATGATGCAGACGCGCACGTCGTGGTACGTCGAAAACAATGCACCCGAGTGGATGGTGCCGGGTTTCGGCAAGCAGAACCGCCCGGGCTTTAAGGACCTCAAAGAGTTCATGCCGCTCAACTGGTTCTATCTCGGGCATAAGCAGCGCACCGAGGAGTTCACGCCCGAGGAGATGCGAAACATCACCGAGGCGCTGCTCCGGGTATGGATCGAAGAGGCCGAGCGCTACGACGAGCGGCACTTTGAATACATCCGAATGCTTGATGCAAAAGACTGGAGGAAAGACAATCTACTACCTCAGGACACGACCTACGACGTGCGCTACGAGCGCTGCAACAGTGCCGTACCGCTCGATCCGAACTGGTACAAGGACGAGGCCATGCTGCAGTTCCTGTATCAGGCCCAGTGCTACGGGGTAGACGAGGCCGTGCTCGATCGTGTCGCACGTTATATGGAGCGCATGAGCCCCGGAGGGAACTGGGAACGGTTTTTCCTGAGCACGGACACCACGCACCAGACGCTGACGCTGGAAGCCGGTTGGAATCTGGTTTCGCTGCACGTGCAGCCCGCAAGCGACCGCCTCGACGACCTGCTGACACCGATTCGCGATCGCCTGGTGCTGGTCAAGGACGGAGACGGCCGCGTCTACAGTCCCGAGCTGGGCGTCGACCAGATCGGCCGCTGGGACTGGCGTCGCGCCTACATGATCTTTGTGGCCGAGCCGACGACCTGGACGGTCGAAGGTCGTGCGATTCCGGCGACGGCGAGCATTGGCCTGGAGGCGGGCTGGAACCTGATTCCCTACTGGCCGACGACGTCGATGCCGGTGTCGGAGGCGCTGGCCTCGCTGGGTTCGTCGCTGGTGCTGGTGAAGGACCTGGAAGGGCGGCTCTACTTCCCGGAATACGACATCTACACGTTGCAGACGCTGGAGCCGGGCCGGGGCTATAAGGTGTACGTGAGTCGTGCGGCGACGCTGACGTATCCGGCTTCGGGAAGCGGCAAGCGGAGTCCGGCGGCGGCCTCTGTGGAGGATGGCGTGGCAGTGATGAGCAGCGTGCTGATTCTGGAGGGATTGCCGGAAGGCGGCTGGGTGCAGGTGCGGACGGCGAGCGGCGAAGTGGTCGGGGAAGGCGTGGTGCGAGCGGGCAGGGTGGCCGTGGTGGTCCGGGGGGATGAGCCGCTGACGGAAGTGCGCGAGGGTGCCGAGGTCGGAGAGGCGCTGACGTTGTGGTGGGTGGACGAGGACGAGGCGCGGCGGCTCGAAGTGCGGCGGGTGATGGATGTGCTTGGAGGAAGGGAGCTTTCGGCCGCCCTGCAATTTACGCCGGACCAGGTGTGGGTGGTCGAGGCGGAAGGCTTGCCGCTGGAGTTTGCCGTACAGGCGCCCTATCCGAATCCGGTTGTCGAACGCGCCACGATTTCCTATCAGTTACCGGAGGCGGCGGAGGTACGGCTGGAGGTGTTTGATGTGCTCGGTCGGCGGGTGGCGACCCTGGTGGACGAACGTCAGGAAGCCGGCATTCATCGCGTGGTCATCGACGCGCGTGATCTGGCCGGTGGTACCTATTTCTACCGGCTACAGGCCGGTCCCCATCGCGCCGCCGGGCAGATGGTGGTCATTCGATAGGGCATCTGTGTACCGGCCGAAAGTGGCCGGCATCTCTTCCCTGATCATCCACGAGCTACGCGGCTTCTGCGTGTTCCTGCGCGCTTGTTCCACTTACTCCGCGAGGCAGGATCATGCAGTACTGCCGTCGTTCGCTGTCTGCGCTCCTCTGGGGCGCGCTGGTGTTGCTTGGAAGCTGGGTGCTGATGACTTCCTCCCGAAAGCTCCAGGCTGGCGAAGAGGTGGTCGTGAAGCTTCCCATCGAAGTGATCGGTCCGGATAGCTTCGTGGTGGCCATCGAGGTCTTCGTGAGCGACACCAGCGGGGTCGACTCCATGTACCTTAAGGCTCACAACCTGGGCTATAAATACGTGCCCGAGTTGGATGGTAGTCCAGACTACGATAAAAAGGCAAGCTTCCGCATCAACGGTGGGGCATGGATTCCGATAGACAATGCGCATTTCAAGGCCTTCTACCCGGAATCGAAGATGTACGCCCCGCCGCTTACCGGCCCGATCGGTGGGCCGTATCAGACGCTGCGGGGCATGATCTCGATTCGCGAAACCGGAAAGCTCCGGCCCGGACGCAACGTGATCGAGTTTCGCTTCAACGGGACGGAGGGGATCTCTTCGGGCTACCGCGTGCTGGAGCTGGATCTGCGACGGGGCGGACGCAACGGCCCGAGCGCCCTTCAGGGAACGCGCTTCGTGTGGGATGATCCTGCAACATGGGGGCCGCCCGAGGGCTACGACACCCCGGAAGCCGTGGCCGAGGGCGAGCGGCTCTGGGAAAGCCGACGCATCCTGCTGAAGAACGCCCGCGAACCTGTTCCGATCGTGGCCGCCTGCGCCGACTGCCATGCCGAAAACGGCTTCGACCTGAAGTACTTCAACTTCTCCAACCACGCCATCATCGAACGGGCGAAGTTTCACGGGCTCTCGGAAGACGAAGGGAAGAAGATCGCCGCCTACATCCGCTCGGTCGATCTGAAGCTTCCCGAGGGCGAGACCGTCTCGAGCTGCGGGGGACGTCCCTGGGATCCACCCTACCAGCCCGGCCCCGGACTCTCGAAACGGCCCGTCGAGTGCTGGGCCGCGGGCGCCGGACGCAAATGGGTGCTCAGCTCGGACCGCCAGATGCTGGCCTTCCTGGCCCCGAGCGCGCGCTTTCGCGCCGAGCTGGACGCGCTCCAGGGCACGGCCGAGCCCGGATCGCTCCGTCCTGAGGCGGATCTGTCCTGGGAGAACGTGCAGCGCTACTGGCGCATGGACTCGACGCTCGTGCTTGCGGACATCCCCGTGGCCTTCGAGCTTCCGGACATCTTTGCGTGGTGGCCGCAGATCTATCCGGGCGACTTCTTCCCGGCGGACGTCTGGTTCAGCTCGAAGTACTACCAGAACTACGAGAAGGTTAAAGAACTACTTGAGACGAACGGCCCCGAATACTACATCGAGAAGCAGCGCCAGAGCCGCAACTCGCCAGCGTGGGACGAAGGCCTGGCGAAGCTCTTCGCCGACTACAATTTCCGCCTGAATCCCAAGCACAATGACCACGAAGACCTGAGTCCTCCGCCGGAGTGGGGCGGGCGCTACCCGACGCATCCGGTCGGCCGCATGATGCACATCGCCGTGGCCCGCTGGTTCCTCATGAAGATGTGGGAGCTCCAGATGGAATACAAGCTGGAGGACCACTACGCGGACGTCTACGGCGACAACGTGCGCGGCATCCCCATGGAGAAGGCCGATCGGGCGCTGCTGCTCACGGGGCCGTGGCTGATGGACCAGACGATGCACCGCCTTTCGAAGAACGACCTGGCCTTCGCCGCGCCCTATCCGACGATGGCGCGACATCATTACGAGGATCTTTCGTGGTGGCATCTGGCCACGGTGCTCACGCCGAAGCTCCGGACCGACAATCCCTCGAGCGGCGCGATCGACTGGTCCTACATCTTCGAGCAGAGCCGGCGGGCGCTGGAGCGCTACGGCCGCGACCACACGATTGGCCATCTCTACTACGTGATCGCCGCCATGCAGGCCCACACGTCGTGGTATGCTGACGAAGGCTTCACGCCGGGATGGGGATCGACGCGTCGGCTCGGCGTGCGCATGATGAAGACCGGCTCGCCGCTCACGTGGTTCATGTTCTACATGCCCAACGGCTTCCGGGAGCTGGATCGGGACACGCTCCGGATGATCACAGAGAACCTGCTCCGGAGCTGGCTGATCGAAGCGCGGCGCTATGACCTGAAGCACTGGCAGTCGCTCTATGGAGATGAGCGCGTAGGCGGATCGAAGGGCATCGAGCCGCCCGAAACCGTCTTCGACGTGCCGCAGGAGCGCTGCACCGAAGACGGTCATCCGGCGGCCAATGTCGAGATCAACGACTGGAAGAACCGGGCTTTTATGCAATACCTGTACAACGCGCAGTGCGTGGGCGTGCGTCCGACGCTGCTCGACAGCGTGGCGCGCTTCTGGGAAGCGATCTCTCCGGGAGGGAACTGGGAACGGTTCTTCCTGAATGATGAGGAAACGCCGACCCGGGCCGAGGAAGCGCCGGATTCCGGGACGTTCTCGCTGGAGCCGCTCTATCCCAATCCGGCCGTCCACAGGGTGACGATCGCGTACACGCTGCCCCGGGTGCTGCCCGTGCGGCTGGAGGTTTATGATCTGCTGGGACGCAGGGTGGCCGTGGTGGTCGATGCCGTGCAACCGGCCGGAACCCATCGGATGCCCTTCGAACTGCAATCGCTGGCCAGCGGACGCTATGTGGTTCGATTGCAGGCAGGGCCGCACGAGGCCAGCCGCTCGCTGATCGTGCAGAATTGACACTCCCCCGCTTGAAAGCGGGGGATTCTTGCTTCACCGATCCGAGCCTGCCAGCATGAAAGCCGACGAGGACTTACCGGGATCTCCACAAGCTCGACTTCGGGTGTGTCCCACCCTACGAATGTTCTCGGCCGCGTTCGCGTCGCGCTGGTGTTCTGCCCCACACTCGGGGCAGGTCCAGCAGCGGACGTTCAGCGGCAAGTTGTCTATGACGTGACCGCACGCGGAGCAGCGTTTACTGCTGGGGAAGAAGCGGTCGATCAATACGACGGTACGCCCGGCCATCTCAGCCTTGTACTGCACCAGTCGGAGGAGTTCACCCCATCCGGCATCCGAGATGGACAGAGCGATGTTGCGGTTGCGGACCATGTTCTTCACTGCCAGCGACTCGAAGCAAAGGACTTGGTTCTCGTCCACAAGCTTGCGGGTCAGCTTGTGCAGGAAGTCTCTGCGTTGGTCCGCAATCTTGGCGTGGATGCGGGCCACCTTGCGCCGGGCCTTCTCCCAGTTCCGGCTTCCCTTTTGCTTCCGGCTCAGGCTTCGCTGCGCCCGCTTGAGGCGACGGAGGCTCTTGCGGAGATGCCGGGGGTTGCCGCTATACCACACCTCCCCGTCGCTGCTGGATGTGACGACGAGATCGTTCAGGCCGAGGTCAACACCAATACTCCGATTCAACTTCGGCAAGGGTTTAGCATCTACCTCAACAACAAAGGAGACGTGGTACCGCCCGGCCGAGTCAAGCGTCACGGTGCAGGACGAGGGCTTTGATGGAAGCGTGCGGCTCCACCGGACTTTGATCGTGCCGGGGATCTTTGCCAACTTCAGCCTGCCGTCGCGCACGTCGAAGGCGGTGCCGACGTAACGAGCACTTTGCCGATCTCGCTTACGCTTGAAGGAGGGGTAGCCGCTGCGGCCCTCGAAGAAGTTGGTGAAGGCCCGTTCGAGGTTGCGGAGGCTCTGCTGCAGAACGACGGCGGAGCATTCGGCAAGCCAGGCGGTTTCGGCCTCCTTCTTCTTCTGGGTGAGCAGCTGAGCCGTTTCAGCGTAGCCCATGCTTCGCCCTTCGCCGTAGTAGGCGTCGGTGCGAAGCCTGAGAGCCCAATTGTACACCCAGCGGGCGCACCCAAACGTCTTGGCGAGTTCGGCGCGTTGCTCCGGATTGGGGTAGAGACGGTATCGGTATGCCAGTTGGTAACCCATTTCTACAACGATACCCCCATCCCTGTAGATGTTCCGCTCAGTCGTGCCGCCGTCTGTAGACGGCGGAGAACTCCTTCGCAGAAATAGCCGGGGCTTATCCAGACGGATAGCTTGCGCCATTGGCGCATAACGGATCGGTCAAAACCGGTGCGCCGCAGTCCGGGCGACGCCCTAATCTTTTTGATGCGTGCGCCGTAGTATTGCTAAGGGCGCGCATTCGGAGACCGTTCCATTTTCAGGGGGGCGCATGCAACAGATCAGCCGCCAGGAGCACGGGGGACCGGTGGTCAGCATTCTGATCCCGACGTTCAACCGGGCGGGGTATCTACAGGCGGCGCTGGCGAGCGCCTGCGCCCAGACCTATCCGAACCTGGAGATCATCGTGCTGGACGACGCCAGCTCTGATCATACCCCGGCGGTGGTCCGGGCCTTTCAGCAGCAGGATGATCGGATTGTGTACGTGCGCAACCACCGAAACCGGGGTCTGGTGGCCAACTGGCGACAGGGCGTCGAAATGGCGCGCGGCGACTTTTTTTGCTTTCTGGGCGACGACGACACGCTGGAGCCGGCTTTTGTGGAGACGCTGCTGCAACCGCTTCGTCAGGATGCCCGCCTGGTGCTGGCTTTCTGTGATCACTGGGTCATGGACGGTGAGGGGCGGCGGCTGCCGGATGACAGCGAGCGAAACACCCGGCGCTGGCGACGCGCGCGCCTGCCGGAAGGTCCGGTGGGCGATTTCCTGCGGGTTGCGCTGATCGATCGGTCCGTGTTCATCGGGGCCGTGCTGTTCCGCCGGGCGTCCGTACATCCCACGTTTCTGGCCGATGAGGCGCGGGCCATGGTGGACCTGTGGCTGTTGTACCGGTGCGCGCAGCAGGGCGGCGCCTACTACGTGCCGCAGCGGCTGGCCAGTTGCCGCTGGCAACCCGGCGGCGTCAGCCGGAGCTGGAACTGGCGTCTCTACGGGTTCGAAGGCGAACTATTCTGCTACCGGCACTTTCTGCAGGATCCGGCGCTGGCGCCGTACCGACCGGTTTTCGAAGCCCGGATGGCCTATGCGTTGACCACCTACGGCAACACGCTGCTCAGCATAGGACAGCGGGTGGCCGCACGGGAGCGTTTGCGACAGGCGTTGCGCCTGCGGTGGACGCTGCGCAGCAGCGTGGGCTACGTCCTGACCTGGCTGGGACCGCCGGGGAGC from Rhodothermus marinus carries:
- a CDS encoding T9SS type A sorting domain-containing protein yields the protein MSETMRYVWGLLSIGLLLALGLTQFLKADEEVVVTLPIEVIGPDGYTVAVEVYVSDTTGVDSLYLKAHNLGYNYTPALEDTGGYDKKASFRINGGPWIPIDNAHFKAFYPEAVMYREPLTGPIGGPYKTLRGMISIRETGKLKPGRNVIEFRFNGTEGVTSGYRVLELDLRRGGRNGTSVLEGTRFVWDDPATWGPPEGYDTPEAVAEGKALWLERRILTANPLNPTPIVAACADCHAESGRDLKYFNFSNHAIIERAKFHGLSEDEGKKIAAYIRSIDLGLPPGETVSTCGGRPWNPPYQPGPGLSKRPVECWAAGAGVDWALAEDRDVLAFLAPDAATEAALNALQGVPPSPEHFPARADLSVENLVRRFDLKKSLPLSDIPVAYQMPDIFDWWPDIYPGDYFGDEAFHSSQAYQNWKQAYEELEQPGKVDALIEEAKRDVNSWMSRGLPTYFRFEMNTKDMPQDLRPYLPESWQQNTGEGEIAKLSVRQWILIKLWELLHEHKLEDTTVEVYGNNARSGEIDLTGWDRNWPVRGMWVYDMATHKQGSKFADIGPYPTKPQDFYFSMAWYQMAQILNSGVRTSGGTTNVDWNYVFGLINDVQREYRVRFGAEYLKSVVTMMQTRTSWYVENNAPEWMVPGFGKQNRPGFKDLKEFMPLNWFYLGHKQRTEEFTPEEMRNITEALLRVWIEEAERYDERHFEYIRMLDAKDWRKDNLLPQDTTYDVRYERCNSAVPLDPNWYKDEAMLQFLYQAQCYGVDEAVLDRVARYMERMSPGGNWERFFLSTDTTHQTLTLEAGWNLVSLHVQPASDRLDDLLTPIRDRLVLVKDGDGRVYSPELGVDQIGRWDWRRAYMIFVAEPTTWTVEGRAIPATASIGLEAGWNLIPYWPTTSMPVSEALASLGSSLVLVKDLEGRLYFPEYDIYTLQTLEPGRGYKVYVSRAATLTYPASGSGKRSPAAASVEDGVAVMSSVLILEGLPEGGWVQVRTASGEVVGEGVVRAGRVAVVVRGDEPLTEVREGAEVGEALTLWWVDEDEARRLEVRRVMDVLGGRELSAALQFTPDQVWVVEAEGLPLEFAVQAPYPNPVVERATISYQLPEAAEVRLEVFDVLGRRVATLVDERQEAGIHRVVIDARDLAGGTYFYRLQAGPHRAAGQMVVIR
- a CDS encoding T9SS type A sorting domain-containing protein; amino-acid sequence: MQYCRRSLSALLWGALVLLGSWVLMTSSRKLQAGEEVVVKLPIEVIGPDSFVVAIEVFVSDTSGVDSMYLKAHNLGYKYVPELDGSPDYDKKASFRINGGAWIPIDNAHFKAFYPESKMYAPPLTGPIGGPYQTLRGMISIRETGKLRPGRNVIEFRFNGTEGISSGYRVLELDLRRGGRNGPSALQGTRFVWDDPATWGPPEGYDTPEAVAEGERLWESRRILLKNAREPVPIVAACADCHAENGFDLKYFNFSNHAIIERAKFHGLSEDEGKKIAAYIRSVDLKLPEGETVSSCGGRPWDPPYQPGPGLSKRPVECWAAGAGRKWVLSSDRQMLAFLAPSARFRAELDALQGTAEPGSLRPEADLSWENVQRYWRMDSTLVLADIPVAFELPDIFAWWPQIYPGDFFPADVWFSSKYYQNYEKVKELLETNGPEYYIEKQRQSRNSPAWDEGLAKLFADYNFRLNPKHNDHEDLSPPPEWGGRYPTHPVGRMMHIAVARWFLMKMWELQMEYKLEDHYADVYGDNVRGIPMEKADRALLLTGPWLMDQTMHRLSKNDLAFAAPYPTMARHHYEDLSWWHLATVLTPKLRTDNPSSGAIDWSYIFEQSRRALERYGRDHTIGHLYYVIAAMQAHTSWYADEGFTPGWGSTRRLGVRMMKTGSPLTWFMFYMPNGFRELDRDTLRMITENLLRSWLIEARRYDLKHWQSLYGDERVGGSKGIEPPETVFDVPQERCTEDGHPAANVEINDWKNRAFMQYLYNAQCVGVRPTLLDSVARFWEAISPGGNWERFFLNDEETPTRAEEAPDSGTFSLEPLYPNPAVHRVTIAYTLPRVLPVRLEVYDLLGRRVAVVVDAVQPAGTHRMPFELQSLASGRYVVRLQAGPHEASRSLIVQN
- a CDS encoding RNA-guided endonuclease InsQ/TnpB family protein, translated to MGYQLAYRYRLYPNPEQRAELAKTFGCARWVYNWALRLRTDAYYGEGRSMGYAETAQLLTQKKKEAETAWLAECSAVVLQQSLRNLERAFTNFFEGRSGYPSFKRKRDRQSARYVGTAFDVRDGRLKLAKIPGTIKVRWSRTLPSKPSSCTVTLDSAGRYHVSFVVEVDAKPLPKLNRSIGVDLGLNDLVVTSSSDGEVWYSGNPRHLRKSLRRLKRAQRSLSRKQKGSRNWEKARRKVARIHAKIADQRRDFLHKLTRKLVDENQVLCFESLAVKNMVRNRNIALSISDAGWGELLRLVQYKAEMAGRTVVLIDRFFPSSKRCSACGHVIDNLPLNVRCWTCPECGAEHQRDANAAENIRRVGHTRSRACGDPGKSSSAFMLAGSDR